The sequence AGGATGGTCACCAGGTCCCGGGGAACCGCTGCAGCAATGCCGGAAGCGCCGGCTGTAGTTCGAGGCGAGCCAGAGTCGCGCCGAGGCAGTGGTGGGTGCCGTGGCCGAAGGCAACCTGCGGACAGCGGCCACGGGTGACGTCGACGTCGTCTCCGCCGTACAGCGGCGCCGGATCGTGGTTCGCCGCGGGCAGCGAGGTAACCACGTGTTCGCCACGCCGGACCAGGTGCCCGCCGATGGTGGTGTCGTCGACAGCTACCCGGACGAAGCCGGCGTGCAGGACCGAGGTGACGCGCGGCAACTCCTCCACCGCGTCCTCGACCGCGCCCGGATCGTCGCGCACCAGTACGATCGGTCGGGGTGGCGCAGCAACGCGAGCGTTCCGAGTGAGAGGCCGGCGATCAGCAGCAGGTCCGCCAGGCCGTCCGGCTCTTCGCCGGAATGCGCGCCCGTGCCGTCGGCGCGGCGGCAGCGTCTTCCCGTTGACTCCCCCTCCCCTCCGGCGATCTCGCTCACTCGGTCGACTCCTGGCCGATGAGCAGGTCGAGCAGGCTGGCGGGGGCGTCGTCGCCGAAGATGAGCTGGTGGTTCTTGTCGGATTCGGCGGCGAACTGGGCACTGCGGGGGAACAGGGCCTGCTCGTACTCCGCAAGGGCGGCTTCGACGTCGTCGGGATGTGAGGCGATGGCCTTGCCGAGTTCGGCGCCGTCGAACATGGCGAGGTTGGCGCCCTCTCCGGCGAACGGTGACATGAGATGGGCGGCGTCGCCCAGCAGCGTCACTCCGGGAACGCGGTCCCAGCAGTGGCCGATCGGCAGGGCGTTGATCGGGCGCGGGGCGAGGGCGGTTTCCCCATCCGTGATGAGTGCGGTGAGTTCAGGCGCCCATCCGGTGAATTCTGCCGCGACGTGGGCTGCCGCCGTTTCGGGGCTGGCGAGGATGGCGGCGATCCAGTCCTGCGGCTTGTTGAGCGCGACGTAGGTGTGAAGAACGGCGTCGGCCTCGCGGTGGCCAAGGATTCCCTTGCCGGCTGTGACGGCGAACAGGGAACCGTCGCCGGCGGCCTTGGCCGCTGCGGGGTGGCGCTGGTCGGTGTCGTACAGGTAGGTCTCGATGAACGACGTGCCGACGTACTCGGGCTTCGCGTCGGAGAGCAGCGGCCGGATCCTCGACCAGGCGCCGTCCGCGCCGACGAGGAGGCCGGTCGTCACGGTTGGTCCGTCGGCGAAGGTCAGCTCGTGCCTACCGTCTCCGAGGGGGCGGACACTGGTGAGCTTGTGTCCCCACTGGATCGTCTCGTCGGGCAGCGAGTTGATGAGGATCCGACGCAGGTCTCCGCGGAGCACCTCGGGGCGACCGCCTGTGCCGTCGTCGGGCTGGTCGAGCAGTACCGCGCCGTGCTGGTCGAGCACGCGCAGGGCCTGACCGCCTTCGTGGATGATCGCGCGGAACTCGTCGGTGAGGCCGGCCGCTTCGAGGGCGAGCCGCCCGTTGTACTCGTGGATGTCGAGCTGACCGCCCTGCGTGCGGGCGTCCGCTGATGTCTCGGCTTCGTAGATGGTCGCGGGGATGCCGTGCAGGTGCAGGACTCGTGCGAGGGTCAGGCCGCCGAGCCCGGCACCGACGATCGTGACGGGAGTGGTCATGGTGGTTTCCCTTTCGCTTGGACACCGCTCTACTGCGATACGGTGTTCGCAGTAACGGCATCACGATAGCACTACTGCGAACAGTGGGCGCAGTAGCGAGGAGGAAAACCGATGGCCGACGCTCACACGGTGATCTGGAACCGGCCGGAGCGGGCCGCGAAAGGCCCCGCACCCTCACGCACCCGGGCGGAGATCACCGCCGCCGCCATCGCGATCGCCGACGCCGAGGGCATCGAGGCACTGTCCATGCGGCGCGTCGCCAAGGAACTGGGAACGGGCACAGCCTCGCTCTACCGCTACCTGACGTCCAGGGACGACCTGCTCGACCTCATGCTCGACGCCGTAGCGGCCGAAGACGGCAGCCCGCCTGCCCCCACCGGTGACTGGCGCAGCGACCTGCGAGGCCTGGCCAATCGTTCCCGGGCCACCTTCCACCGGCACCCCTGGATGACCTCCCTCGCAGCAGGGCGCCCATCACTTGGACCGAACTCCCTCGATGCCATCGAACACGCACTCGCCGCCCTCGATCCCCTCGGCTTCGATATCGACGTCATGATCACCGTCGTCGACACGCTGCAGGCCTTCGTCCGCGGTTACGCCATCGGCGAGCTCGCCCAACAGGAAGCCGTCCGACGCTCCGGAGTCGGCATCCAGGAATGGATGGACGCCCATGCGCCCTACCTCGACAAAGTCGTCAAGAGCGGGCGCCATCCACTCCTCGCCCGGGTCATTCGCGATGCCGAGCTGCCCCACGCGGCCGACAGGGCCGAGCGCGGGTTCGAACTGGGGCTCGAACGACTCCTCGACGGATGGGAGGCCAACCTCCCGGTCCGGCCCTGACGGTCCGACAGCGTCACCTGGCGGTTCATCGGGGAACTCCACACCCCGACGCCGGCCTCCAAGCGCCGGACCCCCGACGCAACGCGATTCCCCGAAACGACCCGCCAGGGCTTGCACGGATCGGCGGACGCCTCGTCGTATCTGCTTGTTGGCCAGCTCGGCGAACCAGCCCCGGGGGAGGTCGATCCACTACTTCAAGCCCTCCCCCGAGGCGATCCCGGGGCTGACCAGCCTCCTCGCGCCCGGCGATACGCGGCGCTGACTCACCTGTCTGGGTCAAGCGAGCGCGCCGGGCCCGGTGGCCGCGTCGTCTCGGGAGCGACGGCGTTGACCCGGGCATGGAGCCGGGAACCGCGGAGTCCGCCGTCACGATCAAGACGCACGCCGCCTCGCCGCAGCGATACGAGAACAGACCCGGTTCGGAGACATCCAGAAGTGGCGCCCCGCCCAGCGCGTTCGCGGTTCCGTCCCCATGCCATCGGCCCTGGGCTGGAACACCGTGAAGTCCCAGTGCGGGGCGTCCTGGGCGATGTCGGCGACGGCCTGCTCCGGCGACGGCATCCACGGCACCAGTGGGCCAGGTCCTTGCGCAGGATGCGCACCTCCTGGCCCTCGCGCATCGCCTTGCTGTTGGAGAAGGCGAGGCCGGTCAGGCTGCCGGGGCGGTCAGGACGGCCTTGGCCACCAGCCGGAGATTCCTGATCATCGGATTCGGGTCGCCCTTGCGGCTGGCCAGGACGACCTGGCTGGAGGGAGCGCCCTCGATCGGGACGGTGACGAGGCTGGGACGCAGTGAGCTACGCCGATCGCCGACCGGTAGCACGGCGATCGCCCTGCCACTCGCGACGAGTTCGAGCTTGTCCTCGTAGCTCTCAACCGGCGGCACGCCGGCCCCGAGGATCCGGTAGGAAGTCCAGTCCGCGGTCTCGAACGGGCACGGCGCCGCCTCCTCGCCGGCCAGTTCTTCCGCGGTCACCGACGGGCGGTCGGCCAAGGGATGGCCGCGCGGGACCACGAGCATCCGGGGCTCCTCGTACAGAGGGGTGGCGAAGACGTCGTCGGCGGCGAGCGGCAGCGGGGCCCGCGCGATCAGGGCGTCGACGCGCTTGTCGGACAGCGCCCCGACGTCGCGGCAGCTCAGGTACCGGGTGGTGATCTCGGCGTCCGGGTAACGGCGGCGCAGTTCCCGTACGGCGGCAGTGACCACCAGGTCTTCGACGTAGCCGATGGCGATTCGTTCAATCTCGGCTTGTTCACGCACGGCCAGTTCGGCCTGGCGGGCGGCCTGCAGCAGGGCTTGGGCCCGGGGGAGGAACCTCTGGCCTGCCGGAGTGAGCCGGGTGCCCTGGGGTACGCGGTCCAGCAGTCGTGTGCCGAGATGCTTTTCGAGCCGTTGGATCTGGCGGCTCAGCGCAGGCTGGGCCACGTGCAAGTCGGCGGCGGCCCGGCCGAAGTGCTGGTGCGCCGCCACCACGGTGAAGTAGCGCACCAGCCGCAGTTCCAGGTCCTGTCCGAGATCGTTCACCCTTGCAGCCTACGCGTCATGCCGTTTCGGAATGATCAGGTTGCCGAATCGGTCTTGGACGGCGATGCCGCGGTGGGCCTTGACTCAAGGAGCAACGTTTCCCCGAGAAGGCGACAGACGCGATGAAGGCGATCCAGTTCCATGAAGCGGGCGGGCCGGAGGTTTTGCAGTATGACGAGGTGCCGGTTCCCGAGATCGGCCCGGGCGAAGTGCTCGTCCGGGTGCACGCGGCGGGCATCAACCCGCCGGACTGGTACCTGCGTGAGGGGATGAAGGTCATGCCGGCCGGGATGAGGCCGGCGCTGGAGTTCCCCCTGATCCCCGGAACGGACATGTCGGGAGTGGTCCAGGCGGTCGCTCCGGACGTGCTGGGGTTCGCCGTCGGTGACGAGGTCTTCGGCATGCTGCGGTTCCCCGGATTCGACGGCCGGACGTACGCCGAGTACGTGGCCGCGCCGGCTTCGGACCTGGCTCACAAGCCGGCCGGTATCGACCACGTGCAGGCGGCCGGGGCGCCGATGGCCGTGCTGACGGCCTGGCAGTACCTGGTCGGTCTCGGCCACGACGTGCCGTCTGTCTTCACCGGTCGGGTGCACCAGCCGGTGCCGATCACGCCAGGGATGACCGTGCTGGTCAACGGGGCCGCCGGTGGAGTTGGTCACTTCGCGGTGCAGTTGGCGAAATGGAAGGGGGCACACGTAATCGCGGTGGCCTCTGGGCGGCACGAGCAGTTCCTGCGCAAGCTCGGCGCCGATGAGTTCATCGACTACACCAGGACGCAGGCTGCGGACGTGGTCAGCGGTGTCGACCTGGTGATCGACACCGTCGGGGGCCCGGACAGCTCACGCTTCCTGACTGTGCTCAAGCGCGGCGGCACCATGCTTCCGGTGTTCTTCGCCCAGTACGACCCGGAAGAGACGGCGAGTCTGGGTATCACGGTCTCGAACATTCAGGTGCGGTCCAACGGCCCCCAGCTCGCCGAGATCGGGCGCCTGTTCGACGAGGGCAAGCTGCAGGTCGGGGTGGACAGCACCTACCCGCTGCCCGAGGCGGGCAGCGCACACACGCGAGCCGCGCAGGGCCACATCCAAGGCAAGATCGTGCTGACGGTGGTCTCGTGATCGTCGAACTCCAGCACGCGGTGGCGCGCTACGCCCACGCCCTGGACGAGCTGAATGTGCCCGAGCTGGAAGCGGTTCTGA comes from Streptomyces sp. TLI_235 and encodes:
- a CDS encoding DNA-binding transcriptional LysR family regulator, translating into MNDLGQDLELRLVRYFTVVAAHQHFGRAAADLHVAQPALSRQIQRLEKHLGTRLLDRVPQGTRLTPAGQRFLPRAQALLQAARQAELAVREQAEIERIAIGYVEDLVVTAAVRELRRRYPDAEITTRYLSCRDVGALSDKRVDALIARAPLPLAADDVFATPLYEEPRMLVVPRGHPLADRPSVTAEELAGEEAAPCPFETADWTSYRILGAGVPPVESYEDKLELVASGRAIAVLPVGDRRSSLRPSLVTVPIEGAPSSQVVLASRKGDPNPMIRNLRLVAKAVLTAPAA
- a CDS encoding 2-polyprenyl-6-methoxyphenol hydroxylase-like FAD-dependent oxidoreductase, which gives rise to MTTPVTIVGAGLGGLTLARVLHLHGIPATIYEAETSADARTQGGQLDIHEYNGRLALEAAGLTDEFRAIIHEGGQALRVLDQHGAVLLDQPDDGTGGRPEVLRGDLRRILINSLPDETIQWGHKLTSVRPLGDGRHELTFADGPTVTTGLLVGADGAWSRIRPLLSDAKPEYVGTSFIETYLYDTDQRHPAAAKAAGDGSLFAVTAGKGILGHREADAVLHTYVALNKPQDWIAAILASPETAAAHVAAEFTGWAPELTALITDGETALAPRPINALPIGHCWDRVPGVTLLGDAAHLMSPFAGEGANLAMFDGAELGKAIASHPDDVEAALAEYEQALFPRSAQFAAESDKNHQLIFGDDAPASLLDLLIGQESTE
- a CDS encoding NADPH:quinone reductase-like Zn-dependent oxidoreductase, whose product is MKAIQFHEAGGPEVLQYDEVPVPEIGPGEVLVRVHAAGINPPDWYLREGMKVMPAGMRPALEFPLIPGTDMSGVVQAVAPDVLGFAVGDEVFGMLRFPGFDGRTYAEYVAAPASDLAHKPAGIDHVQAAGAPMAVLTAWQYLVGLGHDVPSVFTGRVHQPVPITPGMTVLVNGAAGGVGHFAVQLAKWKGAHVIAVASGRHEQFLRKLGADEFIDYTRTQAADVVSGVDLVIDTVGGPDSSRFLTVLKRGGTMLPVFFAQYDPEETASLGITVSNIQVRSNGPQLAEIGRLFDEGKLQVGVDSTYPLPEAGSAHTRAAQGHIQGKIVLTVVS
- a CDS encoding TetR family transcriptional regulator, which encodes MADAHTVIWNRPERAAKGPAPSRTRAEITAAAIAIADAEGIEALSMRRVAKELGTGTASLYRYLTSRDDLLDLMLDAVAAEDGSPPAPTGDWRSDLRGLANRSRATFHRHPWMTSLAAGRPSLGPNSLDAIEHALAALDPLGFDIDVMITVVDTLQAFVRGYAIGELAQQEAVRRSGVGIQEWMDAHAPYLDKVVKSGRHPLLARVIRDAELPHAADRAERGFELGLERLLDGWEANLPVRP